One window of the Candidatus Saccharibacteria bacterium genome contains the following:
- a CDS encoding class II fructose-bisphosphate aldolase, whose product MALSLQQVRDNCAKARARMGQARTEHWAFGAFNLDDQATLKAVALAAQKAGAPVLVEVSQGEVDDIGLANVRDLVDNVKREYGVEMYINLDHSPSVEAAKKGIDAGYEFIHIDVSQANHDASDEEIIAATREVVEYAKFTGALVESEPHYFGGSSNLHTENIDYEEIKKTFSTPEGARAFVEATGIDTFAAAVGNLHGKYPVPKKLDLELLQRLRDAIPCNISLHGGSGTPGHFFESAVRIGVTKVNINSDMRVVYRQTLEKIMAENPDEYSVSKLVNKHVVPAVQVVVEEKLATFNSSGKASS is encoded by the coding sequence ATGGCACTATCATTGCAGCAGGTACGGGATAATTGTGCGAAAGCACGGGCGCGTATGGGGCAGGCACGGACGGAGCACTGGGCGTTTGGGGCGTTTAACCTCGACGACCAAGCGACCCTGAAGGCTGTGGCACTGGCGGCTCAAAAGGCTGGCGCACCCGTTCTGGTAGAAGTCAGCCAGGGCGAAGTCGATGACATAGGTCTTGCCAACGTGCGCGACTTGGTAGACAACGTTAAACGCGAATACGGCGTGGAAATGTACATAAACCTCGACCACAGTCCGTCTGTAGAAGCAGCAAAAAAAGGGATTGATGCCGGCTACGAGTTCATCCATATAGACGTCTCCCAGGCTAACCACGATGCGAGCGACGAAGAAATCATCGCGGCCACACGCGAAGTGGTTGAATACGCCAAATTCACCGGGGCACTCGTAGAAAGCGAGCCACACTATTTTGGCGGCTCTTCCAACCTCCATACCGAAAACATCGATTACGAAGAAATCAAAAAAACCTTTAGCACACCAGAGGGAGCGCGAGCCTTTGTGGAAGCAACCGGCATTGATACGTTTGCGGCGGCTGTCGGTAACCTGCATGGTAAATACCCGGTGCCAAAGAAGCTCGACCTAGAACTGTTGCAGCGGTTGCGTGACGCCATACCCTGCAACATAAGTTTGCACGGTGGCAGCGGTACGCCTGGGCATTTCTTTGAGTCGGCAGTGCGGATTGGCGTGACAAAAGTAAATATAAATAGCGATATGCGCGTTGTTTACCGTCAGACGTTAGAGAAAATTATGGCTGAAAACCCAGACGAATACTCCGTTTCCAAACTCGTTAACAAACACGTCGTGCCGGCCGTGCAGGTGGTGGTGGAAGAAAAACTTGCAACGTTTAACTCGTCAGGTAAGGCCAGCTCGTAG
- a CDS encoding carbohydrate kinase family protein produces the protein MSKQEQIDVLCVGDVVTDVFIKLIDEIEHTYKNEDGKWLAIPFGMKIPFDHAETLHAVGNAANAAVSFSRLGLNAAFETEVGGDQEGREIVRTLTKEGVDTRFVHVNGKKQSNIHYVLWYKEERTILIKHEEYAYQWPHFRKYEVPRWVYFSSISENAMEYTDDIAEWLEENPEVKLAFQPGTFQMKAGVERLKRIYARTEVVILNREEAVLVTGGSYDNVHDLLDRLHSYGCKIAVVTDGPAGAYASDGVNRYKMPLYPDPAPPYERTGAGDAYASTLVAALAKGHNLESALQWAPINSMSVVQKAGAQAGLVSEKELEAWLSKAPDWYHVESF, from the coding sequence GTGAGCAAACAAGAACAAATAGATGTCTTATGTGTCGGTGATGTTGTTACTGACGTTTTTATCAAACTCATAGATGAAATCGAACATACCTACAAAAACGAAGACGGCAAATGGCTGGCCATACCCTTTGGTATGAAGATTCCGTTTGACCATGCCGAGACGCTGCATGCGGTGGGTAACGCAGCTAATGCAGCTGTGTCGTTTAGTCGCTTGGGGCTGAATGCCGCTTTTGAAACAGAGGTAGGCGGGGACCAAGAAGGCCGCGAAATCGTCCGAACTCTCACGAAAGAGGGCGTTGATACTCGCTTTGTTCATGTTAACGGTAAAAAACAGAGCAACATTCACTACGTGCTGTGGTACAAAGAAGAGCGCACCATACTCATTAAGCACGAAGAGTACGCCTACCAGTGGCCGCATTTTCGCAAATACGAAGTACCGCGCTGGGTTTACTTTAGCTCTATTTCGGAAAATGCCATGGAGTACACCGATGACATTGCCGAGTGGCTCGAAGAAAACCCGGAAGTAAAGCTGGCGTTCCAGCCCGGTACCTTTCAAATGAAAGCCGGTGTCGAGCGGCTGAAGCGCATATATGCGCGTACCGAAGTGGTCATTCTCAACCGCGAAGAAGCGGTGCTCGTCACGGGCGGTAGCTATGACAACGTGCATGACTTACTAGACAGGCTACATAGTTACGGTTGCAAGATTGCCGTGGTAACGGACGGCCCAGCTGGTGCCTACGCCTCAGACGGTGTGAATCGCTACAAGATGCCTCTGTACCCTGACCCCGCGCCGCCCTACGAACGTACCGGTGCTGGCGACGCCTATGCGTCGACGCTTGTTGCCGCACTGGCAAAAGGCCACAACCTTGAAAGTGCTCTTCAGTGGGCGCCCATAAACAGTATGAGCGTTGTTCAGAAGGCTGGTGCGCAGGCTGGCCTTGTTAGCGAGAAAGAACTCGAAGCCTGGCTGTCCAAAGCCCCCGACTGGTACCACGTTGAATCGTTTTAG
- a CDS encoding transketolase family protein translates to MSDLHLLPVPNEVKPDATRSGFGRGLVRAGEANENVVALCADLTGSIKMDGFQKAFPERFIEIGIAEQNLVTVGAGLALAGKVPFVASYAAFSPGRNWEQIKTTACLNDVPVKVVGGHAGLYTGPDGATHQMLEDIALMRVMPGMIVLNPCDAVEAEKMVLAMAKDKRPNYIRLCREATPIITTEKTPFEIGKAYVFTPGSDVTIIATGTMVYPALEAAEKLYKDGIDAEVINVPTIKPLDEETILKSVRKTGCVVTVEEAQIAGGLGGAIAELLGETHPVPLKRIGMHDRYGESGTPEELFEHFGLDAKHIRLAAHHVTDLK, encoded by the coding sequence ATGAGTGATTTACATCTGTTGCCTGTGCCAAATGAAGTGAAACCAGACGCGACGCGTAGTGGTTTTGGGCGTGGGCTGGTGCGTGCGGGCGAGGCGAATGAAAATGTGGTGGCGCTGTGTGCTGACCTGACGGGGTCAATCAAGATGGACGGGTTCCAGAAGGCGTTTCCGGAGCGGTTTATAGAAATCGGCATAGCCGAGCAAAACCTTGTGACCGTAGGAGCAGGGCTGGCCCTCGCAGGCAAAGTTCCTTTCGTAGCCAGCTACGCCGCCTTTAGCCCAGGGCGCAACTGGGAGCAGATTAAAACCACGGCGTGCCTAAACGATGTGCCGGTGAAGGTCGTAGGTGGTCACGCTGGGCTGTACACCGGACCAGACGGCGCGACCCACCAGATGCTTGAGGACATTGCGCTCATGCGCGTCATGCCGGGTATGATCGTGCTGAACCCTTGCGACGCCGTAGAGGCAGAAAAAATGGTCCTTGCCATGGCAAAAGACAAACGTCCCAACTACATTCGCCTGTGCCGCGAAGCCACGCCCATTATAACTACAGAAAAAACACCGTTTGAGATCGGTAAGGCCTATGTGTTTACCCCGGGCAGCGACGTGACTATCATTGCCACTGGCACTATGGTGTACCCGGCGCTAGAAGCCGCCGAAAAACTGTACAAAGACGGTATAGACGCCGAGGTGATAAATGTGCCAACAATCAAGCCGCTCGACGAAGAAACTATCTTAAAGTCTGTTCGAAAAACCGGCTGCGTGGTAACGGTAGAAGAAGCCCAGATTGCCGGCGGTCTTGGCGGTGCTATAGCTGAGCTTTTGGGTGAAACCCACCCCGTTCCGCTAAAGCGAATCGGCATGCATGATCGCTACGGCGAAAGTGGTACCCCCGAGGAACTATTTGAGCACTTTGGCCTAGACGCCAAACACATTCGCCTCGCCGCCCACCATGTTACCGACCTCAAGTAG
- a CDS encoding transketolase — MGKLTIKQLEQKANTIREDIIRMLEHAGSGHSAGPLGLADIFTALYFDVMKLDPKKPDWDERDILLLSNGHCVPVQYATMAEAGYFPKHELMTLRKFGSRLQGHPERKKLPGLENTSGPLGCGLSQAAGMGLAFRLNKQSHRHIYVVMGDGELNEGNVWEAAMLAPKYNLTNLTAIVDRNNIQIDGPTESVMPLEDLKGKWESFGWHVMEIDGNDIEAVIDACAMAKAITEKPVCILAYTVPGKGVDFMEYDFHWHGVPPNHEQAREALHELRTLGGKIRSEHE, encoded by the coding sequence ATGGGTAAGCTAACTATTAAACAGCTCGAACAAAAAGCCAATACCATCCGTGAAGACATCATTCGTATGCTGGAGCACGCTGGCAGCGGCCACAGTGCGGGGCCACTTGGGCTCGCCGACATTTTTACGGCACTGTATTTCGACGTCATGAAACTCGACCCCAAAAAGCCCGACTGGGACGAACGAGACATACTTCTGCTCAGTAATGGCCACTGCGTACCGGTGCAGTATGCGACCATGGCAGAAGCTGGGTACTTCCCGAAACACGAGCTTATGACGCTCCGCAAGTTCGGTAGCCGGCTGCAGGGTCACCCCGAGCGGAAGAAATTGCCCGGCCTGGAAAATACCAGCGGTCCTTTGGGCTGCGGACTAAGCCAAGCGGCTGGTATGGGGCTGGCGTTTCGGCTGAACAAACAGTCGCACCGGCACATTTACGTTGTGATGGGCGACGGCGAGCTCAACGAGGGAAACGTGTGGGAAGCAGCCATGCTCGCCCCAAAGTACAATCTGACTAATCTCACGGCAATAGTTGACCGGAATAACATACAGATAGATGGCCCGACTGAGTCGGTTATGCCGCTCGAAGACCTAAAAGGCAAATGGGAAAGTTTTGGCTGGCACGTTATGGAAATAGACGGCAACGACATAGAAGCCGTTATAGACGCCTGCGCCATGGCCAAGGCTATTACTGAAAAACCGGTCTGTATTTTGGCCTACACCGTGCCTGGCAAAGGTGTTGACTTTATGGAATACGATTTCCACTGGCACGGTGTGCCGCCCAACCACGAACAGGCCCGTGAAGCCCTCCACGAACTCCGCACCCTAGGCGGCAAGATTCGGAGCGAACATGAGTAA